TTCATCTTCGCCAACAACAGAGCCATTCTCTTCGACTTCACCAAAAACGCCGTCGTTCGAACCTTCCCTACCGTTCCACATGGCGACCCCAGGTGCTACCCCAGCACCGGTTCAGCTGTTCTCTTACCCTTACGTAATCCATATTCTGAAGCTGAGGTTTTAGTTTGTGGCGGAGCCCCGAGAGGGTCTTATAACGaagccaaaaagggtaactttctCGGAGCCTTGAATACCTGTGCCCGGATCAAAATAACCGACCCGGATCCTAAATGGGTCATCGAGACTATGCCAAAGGCGAGAGTCATGGGTGACATGATTCTCCTCCCGAACGGCAACGTTTTGATTATTAACGGTGCCGGTTCGGGGAGTGCTGGCTGGGAATTCGCGCGCGATCCGGTTTTGAATCCGGTTGTTTATAACCCGGATAAATCGACCGGATCGCGCTTCGAAATCCTAGTTGAGTCGAACACTCCCCGAATGTATCACTCCACTGCCATCTTGCTTCGTGATGGGAGGGTGCTTGTGGCTGGGAGCAACCCTCACATTGGTTATAATTTCAGCAACGTGATGTTTCCAACGGAGCTTAGTGTGGAGGCGTTTTATCCTCCATATTTGGAAAGTGGGTACGATGATGTGCGTCCGAGGATTGTGTTTCCTGAGAGTGAAGCCCGAACGAAAGTTACGTATGGTGAGAAGGTGAAGGTTCGGGTCCAAGTGGCGGGTGGGTCGTTGGTTCGGAGTTTGGTGCGGGTGACGGTTTCGGCGCCGCCATTTAACACGCACTCGTTCTCGATGAATCAGAGGATGCTGGTGTTGGAACCTATCAACGTGACAAATATTGTGGGAGGACCAACACCAACGTATGAGATTGAGGTTACCACACCGGGTTCACCCGTTCTTGCACCACCCGGTTATTATCTACTCTTTGTGGTCCACCAAGAAATTCCAAGCCAAGGAATTTGGATCCAGATACTTTAATCTTTTATCTGATATTACAGCTCCTAATaagtaaaatgtaaaaaaaaagaaaaagaagaagaaacaatgtATACACATATATAACTTGTGCTTAATCAATGATATGAAATTCAATTATggatatttatatatatcaagAACTTTTATCATTCACACTAATAATTCTATTCAACTTAATTAAACATCAAAGATTTCCTAATAGCTATTGTTTAACTAAGTTGATATTAATTGTCAGTAAAGTAGTAAAGTGTTAATTTCTTAATAGGCTACATGGAGTAACGACGAAATTAACCGAGTGACTATAGTTTGTATTCTTGTGCAAACGGGTGGTGGGTTGTAATTAACATTGTTTACAGATACTTCCTCAGCCCATTGTTTTTCGTCTGCGATTTTTAACTGTTAATAGtaccttttatttttagattctaTGTTTATTAGTTACCATAGTGTAGTATATGATCGGGGCATGTGACACATGCTAGGGCATGCCGAGTTTTAGTATGAGCACAGGAATAATTACCGTCATCATGTAATGGAGTGAAAAGGAATTTGAAAAACGACACAAAGTTGGTCGAGGCTTACGTTGGTTAATAACGACGATTTTTAATGCCGGGAAAAAAGTATAGAAACTTGACTATTACTACGGTTTTTAATGACTGGCTTCGagatatactttattttttcttttcttctttttaggCATATCGTGTGTGCCACTCGAATTAAGATAGGATGTTGATGTAAAGTTAATTAGTTATCAATGTTTGTTCCCAGGTAATATGGGGAATAATCAATATACTAGCATTAATAGATTGACTGCATAAAGTACCTAATCTTGAGGTTCTGAACTTTATTACAATACCTTCAGTCGTTGCTTATTACAAATAGTATACAAAAAATGGAATACCGCGTAAACAATAATAACTTCAGAACATAAATGCATGGATTTGAaaggaaattaattatttgaaatcatgagtatgcaagaaaatttaaatatactccAGATTTAACTTAAATACAAGAATGTAACTCTGCTTCAAATAAATGCCTGGAGCTATAAAGTGCAATAAAAATAAGCTgcaaatgaaaatcaaatgtAATAGTAATGTGAAtgtaaattgaaaagaaaataaatgctaCAAAAACTAAAttcgaagaagaaaaaagaacttCTTGAAATTAGTACCCATAATGTGTATGTGTGGTGTATAGGTTTTACATTGGTTTAGTGTAGTAAGTTTTGACCAGAAATCCAATATCCAATGTGGTATTTGGATattaggataaaaaaaacactaaattttaatcaaaattaaataagcaACTGGATCAGGGGGAAAATTTACACAATATATCCTGCTTGTCCATACGTTTTAAGTGTTATTactttttatgataaatttggATCTTGGACATGgctatcttgaaagatgaagatcttttctttttctttttattatgtgGGAATGAAAATGTTAGTAGGACTGTAGGGCAAAATGAAGGGTTCGTTTGTGAAAaggaatattatttaataaagggTTGgggtatttaattttattgtactCATATATAATGCACTAACGTATGATAACTTCAGGCGGATTTGTTTACTCAGTGAGTAGTTTGGTTGATGAGAATTGCATTGCCTTTTATTATCCAACTAACAAAGGGTGACGTACACCAATTAATGCCTATTTATGATACATAGCAATTCATCGGAAAGAaagtagagaaagaaaaaaaaaccgtttattgattgcttgttcaatcTTTAGATTTTTGAAACGATATACAGGGAGTACGATTTGTGGTGGAGTTTTTGTAGATACTAATGACAACCCATGTGGTGCAAAGTAAAAACTTTTGTGGTATAATATACATAGATTTTAAGTCTCATGAGAGTCACTTCACTTAATTGacatatgagaaaaaaaatattatgtattaaTGGTATAAGTCATTCAATTACAACTTATtatatacaataaatttattaatttttaaaattattatcttaaaagaaatttaaataatttatgattgaataatattttcaaatatatccTTAAACTTTTGATACAAATGTTAAAACTTACAAACATTTGTTTCTCCTTCCCGTTGCACTATTTTCCTCCTTAGGGTTCcttaattaactatatattcTATCAGTATTGATCTAATATACACAAAGAGGTAATTGGTATcccaaatttgtttatttttgggggggaaaataagagaaatatcaTCGACATGGCCTGCTAGGTAGCTAGTCTTTCTCTGAGTGGCCCAACAGCATGTGAGAACACCCCAAACGTACTGCTATGACAATCTCAATAAcaactttctttattttcagAAAGAGGTGTCTGCATAATACTCGTGATAAGATGTCGCTAAGTAAAATTGTAGCAATCCTTTATCAATTTGAAGCATGTTATAATCCCAACTCATCAGATTTTAATGGTAAAGATACTTCTATTTACTTGTTTTAGATATAACAGTCCTTACGTCTTACTCTATACACATTTCCTTTTGCTCAAACTGAGCAAATCCCAAACTCTAAGGTCGTTTTCTCCatttgacttttttattttatttttggtattaTTCTCCATTTGCCTCTTGCTTACACTCCAAATAGAATCTGATTAGTGTTGTTAACAATATCCCAACATAACTAAACTTTAGAGAAAAGCAACATAGATATCCTTATTGTGCTACATGGCGTTTTGTTAAAAATCAATTCCAAACACAATGACAGCAACAAATTTAGTAGATAGaataaatacattattaaataaaaaaattgttaaaaaatacatttttaacatactttttaattatattattttttattgagtaaaatttattgaaaataataaaatttaatgagtttcatatcatatatattaaatttttc
The genomic region above belongs to Glycine max cultivar Williams 82 chromosome 14, Glycine_max_v4.0, whole genome shotgun sequence and contains:
- the LOC100791340 gene encoding aldehyde oxidase GLOX; protein product: MTTKTTSLLLLHVILLATAEAAAAGGHWKVLQQSIGIVAMHMQLLHTDTVVIFDRTDFGLSNLSLPDGLCRHDAAEMAVKTDCTAHSLEYDVSSNTFRPLFLQTNVWCSSASVASDGTLIQTGGFNDGEKKVRTFSPCPTTAATCDWLELPSDTLSARRWYSTNHLLPDGRQIIIGGRRQFNYEFFPKTHTRAKNAYSLPFLVQTNDPHEENNLYPFVFLNVDSTLFIFANNRAILFDFTKNAVVRTFPTVPHGDPRCYPSTGSAVLLPLRNPYSEAEVLVCGGAPRGSYNEAKKGNFLGALNTCARIKITDPDPKWVIETMPKARVMGDMILLPNGNVLIINGAGSGSAGWEFARDPVLNPVVYNPDKSTGSRFEILVESNTPRMYHSTAILLRDGRVLVAGSNPHIGYNFSNVMFPTELSVEAFYPPYLESGYDDVRPRIVFPESEARTKVTYGEKVKVRVQVAGGSLVRSLVRVTVSAPPFNTHSFSMNQRMLVLEPINVTNIVGGPTPTYEIEVTTPGSPVLAPPGYYLLFVVHQEIPSQGIWIQIL